The window GGCGTTTGCATTTTTTGGCCAAAGAGAGGAGTTCCATACTTCAATCGATTTTACCAAATCATAAGAAAACCCAAAATTATCCTTGCCGCTAGGATGATTGGCTGATAAATGAATGCCAAGTGAGTTTTTAACCTTACCAATATTTACATCTCGTTGATCCCTAACATCAAACAATTTTTTGTGATCATATGGCTTTGCAGAGAACACATTTCCATGCCCCCTGGTAGTAGTCCATTCCGCTCCATATAATAAAAGCAACGAATCAGATTTAAATTCTGGATCCGTCCAAGTGTGATTTGCAACATCGCCATCTACATGGTTATCATGGTCGGTTATGCATAAATAATCTAGTTTTACCAGTTTAGCGAAATTTATAATTTTCGATATAGCGTTATTTGTCGATTCTGTACTGTGCCTAGAATGAACATGCAAATCGCCTTTGAGCCATATACCTGAAGTATTTTTTATCGTTCGTATATTGTTATTTTCTTGGCCATTTACAATTCCATAACTTAAACCTAAAATGATAAATGTTAAAGCACAATAGTATTTTGGAAAAAAACGCATAATGATTGAGTTACTTATATAAAAGCGCCTGCAAAAGCAGGCGCCAAATTATTGGTTTAATTGTTAAGCCATGATTAAACTTTTACTAAAAAAGCATCAGGCATTTCTGCTGCTTTAAGCATAAAATTATGCAGCTCATAATTTTTAACAAAAGGTTTTAGGTTTTCTGAGCCCGGTCCAAACATGGTTAGCTCCACATAATCACCCGAATGATTCATACCCGCCCATTGCACATCGGTATATTTACTTAAAATTTTCCCATATTCATAAAATGGAAGATTAGATTCATTGTAAAGTTGACCTGGAACAATATCTTTAAAATGCACTAAAAGAGATTTTACATCGGCCGACTTCATTACAAAACCCTGGTTTTCTTTTATGAGATCAACTATTTTTTCCTCACTCAAAGACTGATTCAGCTGGGCCAAAAGCCAGGTATTGCTATGTTTGAAATTCTGCAGGCTATCAAATTTTTTATCCGTTTCATTGGCATTGAACAAACCAGGGTTCGAATTGCCATGATCAGTGGTGATGATAACTAAAGTTTCCCCATCTTTTTCAGCAAATTCAATCACTTTTCCAACGGCTTCATCAAATGCCAACTGATCGAAAATTAAACCACTTACATCATTCGAATGTGCTGCCCAATCTACCTTTCCACCTTCAACCTGTAATGCAAAACCTTCTTTATTATCTTTCATTAATTCGATGGCTTTCATCGTCATCTCAGCCAAGGTTGGTGTGCTTTTTATCAATTCTGGATCGTGTAATCGATCCACTTCATAAGGCAATCCATCTTCAGCAAACAAGCCTAAAACTGGTTTTGATTTATTCAAGGCAAGCATTTCAGCTCTATTTTCAGCAATGTTATAGCCTTGTGTTAAGTATTTTGGAATCAGGTTTCCACCTGCTCTTTTTTCACCGAAATATTTATGACCACCGCCCATCATTACATCAAACTTAAGTCCGAGGTACATTTCCGCGATAACGTCTTGTCCGCCGCGATTATTAATATTAATACAAAAACCTGCTGGCGTTGCATGGGTAATTGGCACCGTGGTTACGCAACCTACTTTTTTACCTTTCTCTTTAAACTTCTGAAGAATAGGTTGAGGTTTTTCTCCATTCGTCCGCACGTTAAGCGAACCATTATTAACCCGAATTCCACCGCCCCACGATGAACTTGCTGCAGCAGAATCAGTAACCATAGAATTTGCAGATGCTGTATCCATCAAAGCCCGAACCGCCTTGTTATCCCTGTATAAACCCAGCCATTTACTGCCTTTACCAAAAATACGATTCGAATATAGATCTGCCATATTCAATGTACCTATACTCATGCCATCACTCACCATCATAATGATGTTTTTGGCTTTTTTAGCGCCGAAAATTGGTTGTGCAATTACTTCATTCAATCCTATAAAAGGCAAGCCTAAACCAGTTAGCAACCCGCCTTTTAACAATGATCTTCTATTCATTTCTGCTCTTACTTTGTAAATAATGGATTTCGTCTAAAATATTTTCCATCAGCAAAGCTGATGGCATAATCTGATTTAAAATGACTGCTTTTTTTATAATAATCTGTCGTGATGATTTGGGCGCCAGATTTACAAGCGGCCTCAAAATCACTCCAATCATTTCTTCTTGCTTGTTTGGTATCAGCGTCGGCTCTTGTTCTAATGATGTAACCTTTTTTTACAAGTTCAGGAATTTGGGTATCCTTTGGATTATTTCTGATCATTAAGGCAGCTTCAGGTGTTCCAGCTTCAGCATTTGCAAACATTACGCGATTAATTAATGAAGGGTGACCTGCGATGTATGTCGAACGCTTTCTACCGGTCGCATCCAACACGAAAATAAATTTGCCTTTCGCCTTGCTTAATCTAGGCCAATTTTGATGTAAAACAGCGTCTTCTAAAGTTTTGTATTTGCCCCTTACCGCATCAGGTGTGATTAAATGCTCTTTTCCCAAATTTTCAAGAATAAATGCATCAAGCTTGTCAAAAGTATTAGCGGTAAATACTTCGGGCTGTGTAGATCCAACACGTTTTATCGAATCATCTTTTACCTCCAAAGTAATAAAAATAGGTGTATGTTCAGGATTGGCTTCTGACCAATTTTTTAGCTGTTGCAAAGCTGATTTGAATGTAAGTGCCGAAGATCGAAAATCTAAATCCGGAACGTGTAAAACCTTAAAACCAGGTTGGTTCATTTCATGCTGCGCATCAAAATCAGGCTGACCTTTTACTAAATCAAAGCCTTTTGGATGTGCGTATTTCCCACCTTTTTCATCAGCATAAACATCAATTTCCAAATTTCGCAATCCCATATCAAGTTGTTTTGGCATCGAGATATGCTCGTAATCTAAACTATTGGCCGCGTTCGAATCCGAAGCTTTTATCACCTTAAATAAAGCAGGATTAATCGCTTGTTTATAGCTATTATGCGAACCAATCACCTGAATTTGATTAATCGGCAAATCTTCTTTTTTAGTGACTAAGGCTATTGCTGGAAGAACCATTAAGAAACCGACGCAAGTAATTAGTCTCATTTTCAAAATAATTAATAACCAGGATTCTGTTTTAGATTTGCATTTAGCCTTAACTCATTTACAGGTATCGGATAAATTCTTCTGGTCAGATCTTTGTTCATAGAAAGGATGTCATTTGGTAATGGATACTCAGTTTCAAACTGTCCGAAACGGATTAAGTCATTTCTTCTCCAAGCCTCCCAGCTAAACTCCCGAGCTCTTTCATCAAGCAAAGTATTCAAAGTTACCAAAGTTGCTGTTGCAGCGCCAACACGGTTTCTGATTTTATTTAAAAGAATTAAAGGGGTTTGCAGTTCTCCATTTACCGTTGTAGCGCTTGCACCTCTTAAAATTGCTTCAGCTTTCATCAACATTACATCTGCTAGACGTAAAACAGGCATGTCGTTTCCGTTTAATCTGGTTGCTTGGATGGCGTTTACATCTGGCCAATATTTTAATGACCGAACACCTTTTGCCTGATCGGCTACGGTGTTTCCTAAATCCATTGGCTTACCTGGTTTTAAAATTAAATCCGGAGTGATTTCAATTTGCGTGGTTGTTCCTGCAACGAAAATCGGCTTAGTTAAATCTGGTTTGCGGTTCGCGTCTGGCGCATATTGCTTTCCAATTAACCAGAAACTATTACGGATATCGTTGGTTAAATTAAAACGGTTATAATATTCTGGAGTAGTACTCATGGCAATACTGAAACCTACATTTATACCATAAGATGCAGCTAAAGCCGGATAAAACCCGAACCTTGTAATCTGGTTACCAGGAATCTGCTGATCATAAGGAATCGCAAAAATAGTTTCGTTAATTAGCGGTCCGTTATTTACGTCGAAAATATCGCTGTACTTTACATCTAATGCATAGTTGGTATTTTTCAAAATATTATCGGCCATAATAACCGCATCTGCATACCTAGGTTTTCCTGTGTAGACTTCCGCATTTAGATACATTTTTTCTAATAATGCATAAGCCATTGCCTGTGTCGGCTTGCCATAAGTTGGTATGCGATTGGTATTGTCCTTTACCGGCAGTAGTGAAACGATTGTTAAAAGTTCCTTTTCAATAAATTCAAAAACTTTTTCTCTGGTTTGATTACCTGGAAGTGTACTTACTGGGAAAGCATCAATAATGGGTACATTACCATATAAATCCATCATAAAGTAATAATACAAAGCCCTCATTGCCCTTATTTCTGCCAAACTGCTAGCTTTAGCGGCATCAGAAGCTGAAGATGCTTCGGTGAGGTTTATTAGGCGATTGCAGTTATTAATGCCACCGAAACCCCACTGCCAAATATCTCTAACGTTTGGATGATCAATAGTCCATGTATGATAATGCAATTGACGGTACTGACCTCCATCATCGAAATTTCCATCACGGGCAGGAATAATTGCCGCATCGGTAGAAAGCTCTTGCATTCTCCAATAAGGTACACCGTATTGTGAGGAAAGATTAGAGTACATTGTACCAAAAAGTGCTGCATAATCAGCATTGGTAACTGGAAAGTTTTCTTTAACGTATTGAGATTCTACATCTACATCAAGCTTACTGCATGATTCGAAAACCATTAGGCAAGCTAGGATATTAAATAAAATTATAATTTTTTTCATCTTCATATTTTTTAAAATGATGCACTTACACCAAAACTGAATGTTCTTGTTTTTGGATAATAATTATTATTGTCTATACCCGGAGTTAAGCCGCCTATATTTATTTCTGGATCAAGACCTGTGTAATTAGTGATTACAAAAAGATTGTTTGCCGTAACAAAAAGTCTGATGGCTTTTATTGATTGCGTTTTAGGTTTAATAGTATAACCTATGGTTGCGTTATCCAAACGTAGGTATGAACCACTTTCCAAATAGCGATCAGATATTAAATAAGCGTTAACATCATTAGTTGATTCGCCTAATGTAGATTTTGGTATGTTTTGAAAAGTTGCATCAGAAGGATTATTTAAAGATGCTGCTGTAGCATTTAAAATTTTATTTCCTAAAACGCCACGAACAAGGAAATTCATATCCCAGTTTTTGTAGACGAAACTATTTGCCCAACCATAAATTAATTTGGGTTGTGCATCGCCTGCAATTTTATTATCAGTTATCAATGGTTGCGTAGCGATGGTTTGGCCAGCAGCATTAATATAAGTACTTACTCCTGCAGCATTTTTACCTGCATAATTCCATAAGCTAAAAGTTCCTAATGCATAACCAGGTTGTACAATCTGGCTATAATTTCCAGACTGACCTTTACCACCAAGTTGAGCAGTTGGAATAGAGGAAATTTTATAAAAATCATCAGATAAGGTTACTATCTTATTCTTATTGGTGGCAATATTTGGCGAGGTTGTCCACCTAAAATCATCAGTTTTTACAACAACAGCATTTAAGGCAAATTCTACACCCGTATTTTTTATTTTACCAACATTAGCAGTAATTGTCGGCAAGAAAAATTGAGTAGTAGAAACTTCGTATCGATCATAAATTAAATCAGAAGTTTGTTTCACATAAAAGTCAACCGAACCAGTTAATCTATTATTAAATAAGCCAAAATCTAAACCGATGTTCGTTGTTGCCGTACTTTCCCATTTTAAATCTGGATTTTCATTTCTTACCGGACCAATCGCATTACTGATATTACCATTGTTTAAAAATTTATTATTCCCAATTGGAGTGCCGTAAATCAGCAAAGAAGAAAAGGCGTTAAAACCTAAACTATTACCCGAAACACCATAACCCGCACGAAGTTTTAAATCACTAACGACCGGAACAGCTTTCATAAAATCTTCACCGATGATTCTCCAACCTGCAGATACCGCAGGGAATAAACCCCAGCGGTTATTTCTACCAAATGCTGATGAACCATCATTTCTTAGCGAAGCTTGAAAAAGGTATTTTTCATTATAGTTGTATTGAACTCTGCCGTAATATGATATTAATCTTAAAGTAGATATAGGATCTTCATTAAACGCAATTTGAGATAGTAATGTTGGGTTGGAAAGAAATAAATTATTATAGCCTAAATTATCATTTGAGAAATTTTGTGTCGTTACCCCAAAACCATCATTGGTTCTGTCTTCTTGCCATGAGTAACCTCCGAGCAATTTTAAACTATGTTTTCCAAAAGTTTTATCGTAGTTAAAGTAACCCTCTAATACCTGACTTTTATTTAAAATATCAACTTTTCTTGCTTGTCCGTTAACACTTCTTGCCAATCCAGATTGACTATTTAAATAAGTGCTATAGTTATTTTGATCTCTCTGCGAGGAAACACTTGCCGTAAACCTTAAGCCATCGATAATATTGAGCTGCGCCATTCCATTAATCAATGTTTTGTTGTTAAGGTTATCGATATCATTATTATCTACAATTGACAATGGATTACGCGTACCACTACCAGTACGATTATAATTTTCTTTATAAGTGCCATCGGTATTAAACGGGCTAACCGTTGGCAAAAAGAAAAGCATGTTTGGAAGTGCTTGCGACTGGTAAATATCAGAGCTTTTAGAATTGCTATTGGTGATGGTTAAACCAAGTTTCAAGCGATCATTGAAAAACTTTTCATTTAAGTATCCCCTAACAATTGTCCTTTTTAATGAAGTATTTTTTAAAATCCCTTTATTATCAAGATAATTGACACTTGCACCATAATCTGATGATTGTCCGGAACCGCCGAAAGATACATTATGGTTTTGCGAATAGCCCGTTCGTTCCAGTAGCGACTGCCAATTGGTATCTGAACCATCATCATCAACAGCATTGATAACTTTTTTATTATCGGTAAGGTATTGCCTTAACTCTGGCGCTGAAAGCATATCGTACTTTTTCGAAACCTTTTCAACTGCCGCATACCCATTGTAAGATAACCGGGCCTGTCCGTTTTTTGAACGTTTTGTTGTTACGATAATTACCCCATTTGCTGCTCTAGAACCGTAAATAGCAGTTGAAGAGGCATCTTTTAGGATATCAATATTTTCGATATCTGAAGGTGCAAGCAAATCTATCGAAGCACCTGGAACCCCATCAATAACATAAAAAGGTTCTTGTGCTGCACCCTCTCTTAATGTAGATGGACCACGTAAAATAGTTGAAGGCTTTGAATTTGGATCGCCACTTTTGGTAACATTTAAGCCTGCAACCTTACCTTGTAGTAATTGAGCAGGATTAACCATTACACCTTGATTAAATTCTTCTGATTTGATGGAAGTAACCGCACCTGTTAAATCTTTTTTATTTGCCGTTCCATAACCAATTACCACCACATCCTCCAATGTTTTATTATCAGGAATAAGGGTTACGTTAATTTTGGTCTGAGTACCAACAATAATTTCCTTCGTTAATCCACCGAGCATCGAAAAAGTTAATACATCGCCGTTTTTAGCTTGAATAGAATAAGTACCATCCGAATTCGTGGATGTTCCGCCGGGCATTCCTTTTATTCTAACGGTAACTCCTGGAACAGATTGATTTGTTTCATCAATCACCTTTCCAGTAATTTTTTTACTCTCCTGGGCAAAAACTGTTATCGAAAAGAAAAGCAGCGTAATGGCAAGCCATTGCCTTATTGCAGAAATAGAAAAATAATTGGACTTGTAATTTTTTTTCATGATGACTAGTTATAATTGTTTGGTAATGAATTCACGATCACCAAGATTGAAACAATCCGGCTTTTTAAATGCGCCACAAAGATGAAGTAGGTGCGTTATTAATGTGTTTATATATGGTTATGAAATTGTTAAAATATGGTTTCCTGTTTTAATAGAATATTAAATTATGATACTTTAAAAGGCTTGGCAAACGCCAGATTTAACATAGCTTAAGTATAATCACACCTAAATCAATAGCTGTAATAGAGAAAATAGTATAATATTAATCGTAAGTGCACTCAAACTTTTACAGCTTGCAATTACTACAATTGTTTATCACTTGGAGCTCAGTGATATAGTTAAATGTCTTTTTAAAATGAAAGGAATTTAAATAAATTAAATTCGAGTTTTAAAAGAAATATTTGGTTAGCTAAATTTTTAAAATCAATGTAAATGCAAATACAGCAGAAGATTATATCGTTATAATTTTTGCTTCATTGTAAACTCTTTTAATCCAATATATTCAGAGATTACGTTTAGCATTAGCTCATTGTAAATATTCATTTTCTCTCCAGATCTGCATATTGAAATTATTGCAGCATCATCGTTTTTATTTCTCGAAACAGAGTACTCAAATGATTTCGAGTAAAGCCATTCAGGTAAATTGTCTTTGTCTAGATTTATGGTAAAATAAACAATTGTGATTCCTGGTTTATCCTTATCAGTTTTTAATCCATAAGTTATTGGAAAATCAAATATGCCCTGCTCAAATAAATCTACAGATACACTTACAACTTTTTTCATCAATACAATCACTTATAACAGTAGTACAACTTATTTTAACAACATTTACTGCTAGCTAAATTGTAAATAAAAATAGAAGATAGCTGGCATTCCCATCAATATATTTGCGTAAACGTTTAAGTAGTTATCATATATTTAAATATTATTTATTACGATTACCCTCCCTAAAATTTGTAAGTTTTAAATCTGAGACATTTTTTTGTTCTACTGCTTTACCGGCATAAGGAGGTTTATTCGGACCCCAAATAACTTCACTATTAGATAGATTAATCTCTGCGGCGTTTTCAAAATAGAAGCCTGCAATTTTGCTTTCAATAAGACCTTGTACATTACTTGGTCTGCGATCATAGAACCCCCCAATTTCATTTGTACTTTTATTGATTTGAATACTTACCTGATCGAAATTAACATTCGATATTTTATCCTGACTTTCAGCACTAACATAAACTCCACTTTCTCCAATGCAACGGATATTGCTAAAATAAATGTTCTTAATATCGCCAACTTTACCTTTATTTTGTCCCTTTGGTAATCTCCAGCCAGCATCTTTATTGTTTGCAGTTGCTCTTGAATAAGCCGTTACATAGATCGGCTCAGATTTTCCCCACCAAACATCAGTAAACAACTTTGATTCTATTAACAGATTTGAGAAAATGATATCACTAACCGTTCCCTCATCTCTATTTTGAATTCCGATACCTCGATTGCTGTTGCGAATATTACAGTTATTGATAAGCACGTTACTAATTCGATCCATATTCTCAGAACCAATTTTAATTGCGCAAGAGCTGGATGTCATTGTGCAATTGCTAACCACAATATTTTCGCAAGCACCGTATTCTTCATATTCCCGTCTATTTTTTAAACAAATACAGTCATCCCCTGATTCAATATAGCAATTGGTAATTCTTACATTTTTACTGTGATCAAGGTCAATACCATCGCTATTCCTAATTTTTATACTATTTAAGAGCGTGATATTTGATATTGAAACGTCATTACAGCCAATGAGGTGAATGGTCCAATAAGCAGAATTTTGAAAGGTTATTCCTTCTATATTGAGTTTTTTACAACCGATTAAGGTAAGCAAGTGCGGCCGAGGATCTATAATATTAAAAGGCTTCAAAACATAAGAATCTTTCAATTCTTCACCCATAAAAGAAATGCCATTACCATCAATAATTCCATTACCTGTTATACTAACTTGCTCTAATTTTTCACCACCAATCCAAATGGTACCTTCCCCTTTATTTTCCCGAAAGGCACTTTTTGTGTAGACTTTTTCATCCGGACTCGCTAAGATTTTAGCGCCTGCTTCTACTTTCAGTTCAATAAAAGATTTCAAATTAAACGGGCCAGATAAAAATACATGCCCCGCCGGAACCAATACTTGTCCGCCGCCAGCAGCAGAACACGCATCAATAGCTTTTTGAATAGCGATGGCATCATTTGTTTTTCCATCGCCAATGGCTCCATAATTTTTAATATTAAACTTTTCCTGTGCAACTCCATTAAGCGACATCAGCATTATAAAAGCAATGAAATAGATAATCTTCATTTCTAAGCGTTGTTATTTTATCAGTTGAAAGGTGAATTCATAGAAGAATAATAAATTAGCGGCTACCAAAATATGGTATAAAGTGCAGCTAGTATGCCACATATTATAACAGAAGCTACTGTAAAAGCAGGCGTCACTTTAAACATACTGCTGTCTATTTCAAGTCCTTGCTTATTATTTTTACTCTTCGGATCAGTGATTGTAACGAGTACCATAAGTACAATAATGATGATAAAGACCCACGACATCCTATTTAAAAACGGCATTGCTTCCATCCATCCGTTGCTGAGTATTGGTAAAAATTTAAAGAAAATTGATAAGGGAATAGTTAATAATGCGGCCGTTAGGGCGGCTCTTGAAGTTGTTCTTTTCCAGAAAAAACCTAACAAGAAAATAGCAAAAACACCAGGTGAAATAAAACCAACATATTCTTGAATAAACTGGTATACCTGATCAAAACTTCTTAAAGCCGGCGCTACAATAATTGCAATAATAGAAGCGACAACAACTGATAACCTTCCAACTGAAACCAATCTCCTTTCGGAAGCATTTGTGTTAATAAATTTTTTATAAATATCGAGGGTAAAAATTGTGGCGATACTATTTAATTTCCCTGCTAACGAAGCCACTATCGCCGCAGTTAATGCGGCAAATGCCATCCCTTTAACTCCAGAGGGTAATAAATTCATTAAGACTGGATAGGCGTGATCTGGTTTAACGGTTCCTGCAGCATCTAACATTTCTGCTTGAAAATAACCTCGCTGGTAAAGTACAAAGGCAGCAATTCCTGGAATAACAACAATCACTGGAATTAGTAGCTTTAAAAATGCGGCAAAAATTAATCCACTTCTGCCCGTTTTTAAATCGGCCCCCAAAGCTCGTTGAACAATATATTGGTTACATCCCCAATAATTTAAGTTATTAATCCAAAGTCCGCCAACTAAAACAGCAATACCGGGTAATTCATTATAAAATTTATCACCTTTTTTAAAGATCATATGGAAATGGTCTGACGCTTCAGTTTTTAAAAGTGGAAGCGCATCAAATACCGTTTTTGTATCTAATTTTTCTGAAACGAACTTTAAAGCCATGTAGCAAGTAACTAAACCACCAATTACCAGCACCAAAACTTGAATAACATCGGTATAACCAATAACTTTCATACCGCCAAGTGTTATAATAGCAGAAAAAATCGCTAATAAAATAATACACGTATTAAATGGAATGCCGGTGATGGTTTCAATAGCTATTGCCCCTAAAAAAAATATAGAAGTTAAATTAACAAATACATAAACCAATAGCCAAAAGACTGCCATCAGTGTACTTACTGTATTGTTGTAGCGTTGAGATAAGAATTGAGGCATGGTATAGATTTTATTCTTCAAGTAAATTGGAAGAAAAAATACCGCTACAATGATTAAAGTTGCAGCCGCCATCCACTCATAACTGGCTATGGCAAGGCCCATGGCAAAACCAGAACCAGACATGCCAATAAAATGCTCTGCAGATATATTTGATGCAATTATAGATGCGCCGATTGCCCACCATGTTAAAGAACCTTCTGCCAAAAAATAATCTTTAGTATCAGTTTGCTTCTTTTTTTTACTTTGATAAACCCAGTAGCCGTATGCAGAAACGATAATAAAATAGATAAAAAAGACGACACAATCGAGTGCGGAGAGGTGGTTCATAAATGCAATTATATTTGGTTTTTTTAAAAGTCAGCAAAAAATATCAACCTTACAGCTTTACACTTTTATTTAATTACTTAAACGTTTTCGGACGGATAATTAAAGCTGTTAACAACCTGTAGATGCCCTTTTAATGAGTTCGGATTTTAAAATAATACTTTTATCATCGTCAATTCCTCTTTTTGTAAGAATTTTAAACAAACATTTTGCAGCTTCATTTCCAATTTCAAAGGCTGGCTGTGTTATGGTTGTTAACGAGGGATTTAGCAATTTTGCCGTTGCTAGATTTGAAAAGCTTAAGATTTTAATATCCTTTGGAATTTCAAGTCTAAGTTCTTTGCATGCAGTATAACTCGGAATTACAAATTCTTCAATGGAAGAAAACAATGCATCTGGCTTATGATGATTTAACAAAACTTTAATATGCTCTAAATTTGTATTTTCATCATCGCTATATTTCACTATAAAATCATCGCTGATCGTTAATCCATTTGCATCAATAGCATCTTTAAAGCCTGAAAACCTTGCTTTACCTGCCGGAAGATTTTCTAAACCATATAAATAAGCTAATTTTTTACATCCACATTCTATTAAATGAGAGGTTGCCTGATAAGAAATATGGTAATCATCAGTCGTAACTTTGAATGTATCTAAATTTTCATAAACCCGATCAAAAAAAACTAAAGGAACCTTTTTTACTAAGTTTTCATAGTAGTCAGCATTATCTTCACTGCTCGAAACTGAAGTTAAAATTCCATCTACCCTACCATTGAGCAAACTATTTATAAACGAAATTTCCATTTCGCAATCTTCATGCGTTTGGTAAATAAGCACGTGAAAACCATATTTCCTTGCAATTTCTTCTATCCCTTTTATCGCTAACGAAAAGAAATTATTTGCAACACATGGCAAAATAACAGCAATAGTTTTCGTTTTATTGCTTCGTAAATTACTTGCTGCAGGATTTGGCGTGTAATTAAGTTGCTTGGCAAGATCCCAAACCCGATTTTTTGTTTTCAAGCTAATTTCGTAGCTATCATTAAGTGCCTTAGATACTGTCGCAATCGAAATATTTAATTCCAGCGCCAACTGTTTAATATTAACCTTCTCAGACATTATTATGAAAGTATTTTTAGTGAATGTTTTACCTGCTTAGTTGCCAGATGGTTTTTCATGTATAAGTTTTAAAAGAATTGTTGAAATATATGAGTTAGATATATTTCAAATTGATAATCAGCTATTTGGTTATGGTAGAATTTTCAATCGATTTCAATTATAAAATTCTTGTTACGAAAATATAAATTAATCATCATATATGCGCTAACATATTGCTAATGCAGTATTTTTTGTAAACTAAGTATACCTAAAAGTTCAAAAGTTTTCTCACAAAGAAAATTAATTAACGGATTAAATACACTTTATTTTCACCGAAATGGACAAGATTTACGTAATCGTTTAAGTAAATAAAATTGGGGAAACATTCATGTTTCAGTT is drawn from Pedobacter mucosus and contains these coding sequences:
- a CDS encoding LacI family DNA-binding transcriptional regulator — protein: MSEKVNIKQLALELNISIATVSKALNDSYEISLKTKNRVWDLAKQLNYTPNPAASNLRSNKTKTIAVILPCVANNFFSLAIKGIEEIARKYGFHVLIYQTHEDCEMEISFINSLLNGRVDGILTSVSSSEDNADYYENLVKKVPLVFFDRVYENLDTFKVTTDDYHISYQATSHLIECGCKKLAYLYGLENLPAGKARFSGFKDAIDANGLTISDDFIVKYSDDENTNLEHIKVLLNHHKPDALFSSIEEFVIPSYTACKELRLEIPKDIKILSFSNLATAKLLNPSLTTITQPAFEIGNEAAKCLFKILTKRGIDDDKSIILKSELIKRASTGC
- a CDS encoding glycoside hydrolase family 28 protein, producing MKIIYFIAFIMLMSLNGVAQEKFNIKNYGAIGDGKTNDAIAIQKAIDACSAAGGGQVLVPAGHVFLSGPFNLKSFIELKVEAGAKILASPDEKVYTKSAFRENKGEGTIWIGGEKLEQVSITGNGIIDGNGISFMGEELKDSYVLKPFNIIDPRPHLLTLIGCKKLNIEGITFQNSAYWTIHLIGCNDVSISNITLLNSIKIRNSDGIDLDHSKNVRITNCYIESGDDCICLKNRREYEEYGACENIVVSNCTMTSSSCAIKIGSENMDRISNVLINNCNIRNSNRGIGIQNRDEGTVSDIIFSNLLIESKLFTDVWWGKSEPIYVTAYSRATANNKDAGWRLPKGQNKGKVGDIKNIYFSNIRCIGESGVYVSAESQDKISNVNFDQVSIQINKSTNEIGGFYDRRPSNVQGLIESKIAGFYFENAAEINLSNSEVIWGPNKPPYAGKAVEQKNVSDLKLTNFREGNRNK
- a CDS encoding sodium/sugar symporter — encoded protein: MNHLSALDCVVFFIYFIIVSAYGYWVYQSKKKKQTDTKDYFLAEGSLTWWAIGASIIASNISAEHFIGMSGSGFAMGLAIASYEWMAAATLIIVAVFFLPIYLKNKIYTMPQFLSQRYNNTVSTLMAVFWLLVYVFVNLTSIFFLGAIAIETITGIPFNTCIILLAIFSAIITLGGMKVIGYTDVIQVLVLVIGGLVTCYMALKFVSEKLDTKTVFDALPLLKTEASDHFHMIFKKGDKFYNELPGIAVLVGGLWINNLNYWGCNQYIVQRALGADLKTGRSGLIFAAFLKLLIPVIVVIPGIAAFVLYQRGYFQAEMLDAAGTVKPDHAYPVLMNLLPSGVKGMAFAALTAAIVASLAGKLNSIATIFTLDIYKKFINTNASERRLVSVGRLSVVVASIIAIIVAPALRSFDQVYQFIQEYVGFISPGVFAIFLLGFFWKRTTSRAALTAALLTIPLSIFFKFLPILSNGWMEAMPFLNRMSWVFIIIIVLMVLVTITDPKSKNNKQGLEIDSSMFKVTPAFTVASVIICGILAALYTIFW